The stretch of DNA TCAATGACGCGGACGCGGAACCGGCCTGTGTCCTCAAGAACGGTAGTGAGCCAGTGGTTGTGGGACCGGAAGCTGCGGAACTCGTTGTCGTGCTCGCGGGTCATATGCCCGGAGAGGATGAGTGCGTTTATCACGTCGGCCATGTGGTCTGGGCTCCTTGGTGTTCGGGCAGGTTGGGTTATGGAGAAAGTTTACATACTTTAGTATGAAACAGACATAACAATGCTACGATCGGTTTGCACCTAGAGAGAGTGAGCAATGATGCTTCTCGAAAGAGACCTCATCCAGTCCGTCGGCTTCCGCAACGTCACTGAAGGCGGGCGTGTGACCGGCTTCCAGTTCCGGGTCCGGATGCCTTCCTACCGCGGCATGGCCGCGTCCCTCATCGACGGCATTGCAGTCCGCGTGGGCAACATCGTGGACGTTCCCGCCGATGTCGCGCTGTGGACCTTCGGCGGAACCACCTACAGCCTCCAGGAACTGTGGAACAGCGACGGCGTCCGCTGGCCCCTGGAGGACGCAGCCATCGTCACGGTGCCGTTCGACGGCGGGCTGCCGCAGGGTGTGCATGAAATTGCCATCGAGCTGCGCCTGCGCATGTCCTACATTCCGCTCGAGCACCAGCCGTCCGTGTACCGTGTCAGTCGGGCGGTTGTCCTGGCTTCGGAGGGGCAGGGTGGGCCCTTCCAGTACGGTGTGTCCCTCTATAGCTACATGGGCGACTACGGCACGGTCCTGGACCTGGAAACCGCGCTCGCCGCCGTGGCCGAAACCGGTGCCACCGGGGTCGAGATTCTCGGCGAGGGCCACGTGCACAACTATCCTGCTCCGTCCGCGGCCTGGGTCGACCAGTGGTTTGCGCTCCTGGAAAAGTACTCGCTGGAACCCACCAACTACGGTTCATGGATCGACACCCGCCTGCACCCCGGCCGCGCTATGACCGCCGTCGAAGGCGCCGCCGCCCTCCAGCGCGACCTGAAGCTCGCCGGCACGTTGGGCTTCAAGTACGTCCGCCCCAAGATCGGAGTAACGTCCAGCGACCTTATCCCGGACCCCATCTGGACCGAGTCCGTGGAGCGCTCACTGGACCTCGCCCATGAACTGGGCATCGTCATCTGCCCCGAAATCCACTCGCCGACACCCATCAAGCACCCCGTGGTGGACGACTACATCGGCCTGATCGAACGGACCGGGACCAAGAACTTCGGACTCCTCATCGATACCGGCATCTTCCAGGACCGGCCCATCCCGCTGCGCGAGGGGGAGACCCGCGAGACCCGGCCCGCCTTCTTGGACGGCATCGGCGTGGACCCGGCCGACCTGGCTGGCATCGCCGAGTATGTGGTGTTCGTCCAGGCCAAGTTCCATGACATCAACGACCAGCTCGAAGACCAGCAGATCCCCTGGCGGCCCGTCCTCCAATCGCTGAAGGACGCCGGCTACACCGGTTATCTGTCCAGCGAATACGAAGGGGAACGGACCCCCTGGCGTTCCATCGAGCAGGTCCGCCGCCAGCACGCACTGATCCGCGGCATCGCCGCCCAGCTCGACTAGCACCCACCCCACACGATTGAAGAGTGACATCATGCCTAATGGACTTATCGACGACTCAAGCCTGCGCGCCCACCCGGACGGCCTTGCCCTGGCCCTGACCCTGCCGTGGTACCGGAGCCTCTGGCTCTCCTCGGTCTCCAGCCTGAAGCTCACGGTGGACGGCCAGGACGTGCCGGAGCAGGACCTGAGCCTGGAACTCGGCGGCACGCGGTATGCGCTGGCCGACCTGCCTGCCCAGAGCGAAACCCTCTGGTACCTCCAGGAACACCCCCTGCTGATCGCCAAGCGGGGCACCCCTGTGGCCCTGAGCGAACAGCACACGGTCCAGCTCATCGGAGAGCTCCGCCTGCCCTACATGCAGATCGCCCCGGGGCAGGACGGCGGGCCCGGCATGTACGTCCCCAACTTCGTGAACCAGACACTGGAATTGACCGTCACGGACAAGGCGGCGGAGGCTCCGGCGCTGACCACCACGATCACGCCGCCCCCGCCGAAGGCTGAGGACGATCCGTTCTCGCTCGGGCTCACCCTGTATTCGGCCAGCGCCGAGTTCCGGGCCGGCTGGTACGACTTCGACGGCCTGCTGAACCGCGTGGCGGAGCTGGGCATCGGCCCTGGCATCGAGATTGTGGCGTCCCAAGTCCTGCCGACGTATCCGAACGTCTCGGATGACTTCGCCCGTTCCTGGCAGGAGGCCTTCGACAAGCACGGCTTCACCGCCAGCTCCTTCGGCGCCAACCTGGACATGGGCCGGCGCCGCGACCGCGACATGACACCCGACGAGGAATACCAGTTCACCGAGACGCTCTTCCACGGCGCAAAGAGACTCGGCTTCCCGCTGGTCCGCATCCAGAGCGCCAAGCCGGACCTGCTGCGGCGGCTCCTGCCGCTCGCCGAGGACCTGGAGCTCAAGCTTGCCTACGAGATCCATGCACCGCTGGGACCCAACTCCCGGGAGATCATGAAGGTCCGCGACGTGTACGCGGAACTCGATTCACCGCTGCTGGGCTTCGTGGCCGATTTCTCCTCCACCATGCACAGCATGTCCCCCACGCTCCTGCGTGCGGTCCGCCGTGCCGGGCTCGACGACGAAGCCGTCCAAAAGCTGCAGGCCATCTGGGCCACCGATGCGCCCATGCGCGCGCGGCAGGAGGAGTTCATCGGCTACCTTCGGGCACGGGACTTCGATCCTGCCCGACTTGGTTCCTTCGCGCATCTGGCCTTCAACATGCACGGTCATGTCAGCCCGACGGAGTGGGCGGACATCATGCCGCAGATCATGCACGTCCATGCCAAGTTCTACGACATTGATGAACAGGGCAACGAGCCTGCCATCGACTACCCGGAACTCGTCCGCGTGCTCGTGGAGGGCGGCTACCGCGGCTACTGGTCCAGCGAATGGGAGGGTCACGCCTTCGCCGAGCTTGGCGAGGTGGATCCGCTGCTGCTGGTCCGTAAGCAGCATGACCTCATCCGCAAGAGCATGCGGTCGTCGCTCGCATCAGCCTGACCCCTTAGCGTTGTGCATCCTTGGTGCCCGTCCGCTCCAGCGGCCGGGCACTCAGGCGCTTAAGGGCACAGAGCCATCTAAGCGCACCAGGCGTTTACGGGGTTTCCTTTGCCGCGGCCGCGGCGACGATCTCGCCAGCCTCCTGGAAAAGGCCCCGCATCCACTCGTGCTCCGAATCGCGGTTGTGCACCGGATGCCACCAGAGGGCGTTGACCAGCGGCGTGGCATCGAACGGCAGCGGCAGGACCCGTACCCCGCCCACACGGAGCGCGAACGGTATCAGCGCCGCCTGGATGAGCGCGATCCGGTTGGTTCCCACCACAAAATGCGGCAAGGACTGGAAGCTCTCCACCACCACGTCCACTCGCGGCTCCACACCGAGCTGCATGATCTGGCGTTCCGCCGAGGTTGACGCCGACCGGGTCTGGTACGTCATCGCCCACGGAAGTTCGGCGATGTTCTCCATGGTGATTTTCTCGCCGACGGCCTTGTTGGAGGCTGAGACCACCGCCACCCAGCCGTCCCGCCACAGGTCCAGGTAGGGGAGCCCGGAGAGGAATCCGTGCGGAATTACCATGCCGTCCACGGAGCGGAGCCGGTTGGCTGCGTCTTCCACCACCATCGGGTTGTGCAGCATGAACCGGAACCGGACGCCCGGCGCGCGCTCGGCCGCAAGCTCGGAAACAACCCGGCCAACAGTGGTAAATCCGTAATCGGAGCCGTAGATGGAGAACTCGCGCTCCGATTCGGCGGGCTCCCACGTGGCCTGGCTCTCGAAGACGCGCCGGGCCGCCTCCAGCGCTGTGGTGGTGTGCTCAGCCAAACGCAGGGCGAAGGGCGTGAGTTCATAGGCATTGCCGCGGCGGGCCAGGATGGGATCCCCAAAGTGGGACCGGAGCCGCGCCAGCGAAGCGCTCAGCGCCGGCTGGCTGAGATGGAGCCGCTCGGCCGCCCTCGTCACGCTCCGCTCGGTGATGAGGGCATCCAGCGAGATCAGCAGGTTGAGGTCGAGCC from Pseudarthrobacter siccitolerans encodes:
- a CDS encoding C-glycoside deglycosidase beta subunit domain-containing protein, with product MLLERDLIQSVGFRNVTEGGRVTGFQFRVRMPSYRGMAASLIDGIAVRVGNIVDVPADVALWTFGGTTYSLQELWNSDGVRWPLEDAAIVTVPFDGGLPQGVHEIAIELRLRMSYIPLEHQPSVYRVSRAVVLASEGQGGPFQYGVSLYSYMGDYGTVLDLETALAAVAETGATGVEILGEGHVHNYPAPSAAWVDQWFALLEKYSLEPTNYGSWIDTRLHPGRAMTAVEGAAALQRDLKLAGTLGFKYVRPKIGVTSSDLIPDPIWTESVERSLDLAHELGIVICPEIHSPTPIKHPVVDDYIGLIERTGTKNFGLLIDTGIFQDRPIPLREGETRETRPAFLDGIGVDPADLAGIAEYVVFVQAKFHDINDQLEDQQIPWRPVLQSLKDAGYTGYLSSEYEGERTPWRSIEQVRRQHALIRGIAAQLD
- a CDS encoding sugar phosphate isomerase/epimerase family protein; the protein is MPNGLIDDSSLRAHPDGLALALTLPWYRSLWLSSVSSLKLTVDGQDVPEQDLSLELGGTRYALADLPAQSETLWYLQEHPLLIAKRGTPVALSEQHTVQLIGELRLPYMQIAPGQDGGPGMYVPNFVNQTLELTVTDKAAEAPALTTTITPPPPKAEDDPFSLGLTLYSASAEFRAGWYDFDGLLNRVAELGIGPGIEIVASQVLPTYPNVSDDFARSWQEAFDKHGFTASSFGANLDMGRRRDRDMTPDEEYQFTETLFHGAKRLGFPLVRIQSAKPDLLRRLLPLAEDLELKLAYEIHAPLGPNSREIMKVRDVYAELDSPLLGFVADFSSTMHSMSPTLLRAVRRAGLDDEAVQKLQAIWATDAPMRARQEEFIGYLRARDFDPARLGSFAHLAFNMHGHVSPTEWADIMPQIMHVHAKFYDIDEQGNEPAIDYPELVRVLVEGGYRGYWSSEWEGHAFAELGEVDPLLLVRKQHDLIRKSMRSSLASA
- a CDS encoding LysR family transcriptional regulator, coding for MTNNVLLSRLDLNLLISLDALITERSVTRAAERLHLSQPALSASLARLRSHFGDPILARRGNAYELTPFALRLAEHTTTALEAARRVFESQATWEPAESEREFSIYGSDYGFTTVGRVVSELAAERAPGVRFRFMLHNPMVVEDAANRLRSVDGMVIPHGFLSGLPYLDLWRDGWVAVVSASNKAVGEKITMENIAELPWAMTYQTRSASTSAERQIMQLGVEPRVDVVVESFQSLPHFVVGTNRIALIQAALIPFALRVGGVRVLPLPFDATPLVNALWWHPVHNRDSEHEWMRGLFQEAGEIVAAAAAKETP